From Anopheles arabiensis isolate DONGOLA chromosome 3, AaraD3, whole genome shotgun sequence, a single genomic window includes:
- the LOC120900492 gene encoding CD109 antigen-like — translation MFSKGGGMRFGGEVKRTVPDPKDHKDGHYSIIGARILRPNSVYRCVVSTFDTKVAIVFRISIAAKDKPIATEEITLNSNESRLISFTIDSIPEEEYELVAEGLSGLEFKTKSRLDFDNKFCSVLIQTDKSVYKPGDTVRYRVLVLDRCMKPLPAGDSGMMVYIRDGKGNRIKQWSNASLGECGVFQAELTLSTEPVLGEWTINVEVVGLKESKTFDVDEYVLPTYEVTVESPGYTFLDDELLKVVVNSKYTYGKPVAGELTVSVKLASSMCFRREPTETSICQKVLPIDGKTDVEFNLKEILSSKTYIRELTIEAEVCETLTGRTQKGSTTVQLHDERYQVRMIEESSYFPGLPYNAWIQVTNLDGSPVQDGAKEVEIVLRNYNIDLHKQSSTLDDKGMAQLNVKLDELDFDYVSVEVKYRGKDYYVQGITKPRDYEEALMRVRLSEKEPTAGKDLTFDVACTKPLQCVSYSLLARGELLAGGAVKGSEASTTISITIPSTFAMVPRAKLLVHYISSAGYIVSSYDTVEFKRVFENQIQLTLSKDELKPVETLDIDIRTEKDSFVGLLAVDQSVLLLKSGNDISRDEVVQQLEMYESAQNYHWDAYSTSDCQSVGAVLLSNRFIPRDIFPQARLFACSTSAGGFGAAPMMAACKMKGVIMESEMATAPVNEPTVRSKFPETWIWESISKCKEMESIRKIVPDTITSWIITGFSLSKSHGLGLVDNPSKVNVFMPFFLSIDLPYSVKLGETIRIPVVVFNYMDEDQLADVIFYNNDDEFEFVSDTKDQKEKHRQEQITVPRGTGKTLTFVLKPTKVGHVTLKITAKCALAGDGIERQLLVEPEGLPQYINKALLVDLRLVKEIKQPFEVEIPVDAVPDSTNVEVSVIGDVLGSSIENLDSLIRMPFGCGEQNMLNFVPCIVVLDYLKACKRLTVEIESKAKRCMEIGYQRELTYKHQDGSFSAFGESDKSGSTWLTAFVAKSFQQAAKHMTIEEDVIDSALGWLSKVQTADGAFPEVGTICHKDMQGGAGSGIALTAYTVIAFLENPKLGEKYKASVDKALTYVKEHISELDDVYAHALAAYALQIADHPLKNEVYASLLSKSNKQGDIQWWSKEIPEKNDSNCCWWYRPCSVNVEMSAYGLLATLEASSAGLEGLPIMKWLVSQRNDKGGFESTQDTVVGLQALSKMAAQLSSSEADMSLKVIITGEQEKCLQVNGGNILVLQKHELAANTRKLEMIATGTGCALFQLSYKYNIKDVDNSPRFTLKPEAKQGSIKSCIDLSITTSFIPKEDQAVSNMAVMEVDMPSGFIVESDTLKQLKQHEMVKKVETKRSDTTVVLYFDNIGEEAVHLQMSAFQKHEVENAKPANVIIYDYYDNTRCARSFYEIAV, via the exons ATGTTTTCTAAGGGCGGTGGAATGCGTTTCGGTGGTGAAGTGAAGCGTACAGTGCCTGATCCGAAAGATCACAAAGATGG CCATTACTCAATCATTGGGGCTAGAATTCTACGTCCAAACTCCGTGTACCGGTGTGTGGTGTCAACTTTCGATACAAAGGTAGCGATTGTGTTTCGCATCTCGATCGCTGCGAAAGACAAACCAATTGCAACGGAAGAGATCACACTGAACAGCAATGAGTCACGCTTGATTAGCTTTACG ATTGACAGTATTCCCGAGGAAGAGTATGAGCTGGTTGCGGAAGGTCTTTCCGGTTTGGAATTTAAAACAAAGAGCCGTTTGGACTTTGATAACAAATTTTGTTCGGTGTTGATTCAGACTGATAAGTCGGTGTACAAACCGGGCGATACGGTTCGATACcgggtgctggtgctggaccGGTGCATGAAGCCGCTACCGGCGGGAGACAGCGGGATGATGGTTTACATACGCGACGGCAAGGGCAACCGGATCAAGCAGTGGAGCAACGCGTCGCTCGGTGAGTGCGGAGTGTTCCAAGCGGAACTCACACTTTCGACCGAGCCGGTGCTGGGCGAGTGGACCATCAATGTGGAGGTGGTTGGATTG AAAGAGTCCAAAACGTTCGATGTGGATGAGTACGTACTTCCCACGTACGAGGTGACGGTGGAATCCCCAGGCTACACGTTCCTCGACGATGAGCTGCTAAAggtagtcgtcaactcgaagtACACCTACGGAAAGCCGGTGGCTGGAGAATTGACCGTTTCCGTAAAGCTCGCCTCCTCAATGTGCTTCAGACGCGAGCCAACTGAAACCAGCATCTGCCAGAAGGTGTTACCGATCGATGGCAAGACGGATGTCGAATTCAACCTGAAAGAGATCCTTTCTAGCAAAACGTACATTCGGGAGCTTACGATCGAGGCGGAGGTTTGCGAAACACTGACCGGGCGCACTCAAAAAGGTTCTACCACGGTACAGTTGCACGACGAACGCTATCAAGTGCGTATGATTGAAGAGTCGAGCTATTTCCCAGGACTACCGTACAATGCCTGGATACAGGTGACGAACCTTGACGGTAGTCCAGTGCAGGACGGGGCAAAGGAGGTTGAGATAGTGTTGAGGAATTATAACATCGATTTGCATAAGCAGTCCTCTACGCTTGATGATAAAGGAATGGCACAGCTGAATGTAAAGCTGGACGAGCTAGACTTTGATTATGTCAGCGTGGAGGTGAAATACCGTGGGAAGGATTATTATGTGCAAGGCATCACGAAACCTCGAGATTACGAGGAAGCATTGATGAGAGTGCGGCTTTCGGAGAAAGA ACCAACAGCTGGGAAGGACCTAACCTTTGATGTCGCATGCACAAAACCACTACAATGTGTGTCCTATTCTTTGCTGGCACGGGGAGAGCTGCTGGCAGGTGGAGCAGTAAAGGGCAGCGAGGCGAGCACAACAATCAGTATTACTATACCTTCTACATTTGCCATGGTGCCTCGGGCAAAGCTGCTGGTACATTACATCTCCAGTGCAGGCTACATCGTGAGCAGCTATGACACCGTTGAGTTTAAGCGGGTGTTTGAAAATCAG atACAATTGACTCTTTCAAAGGATGAGTTGAAACCGGTAGAAACGCTAGACATCGATATACGGACGGAGAAAGACTCTTTCGTTGGTCTGCTTGCGGTCGATCAGAGCGTGCTGCTTCTAAAGTCTGGCAATGACATCAGCCGCGATGAGGTGGTGCAGCAGTTGGAAATGTATGAGTCGGCACAGAATTATCACTGGGATGCTTATAGTACATCAGACTGTCAG TCCGTTGGAGCTGTTCTTCTTTCCAATAGGTTCATTCCACGAG ATATATTTCCACAAGCTCGACTTTTTGCCTGCAGCACAAGTGCCGGGGGATTTGGAGCTGCTCCAATGATGGCAGCATGCAAGATGAAAGGAGTGATAATGGAAAGTGAAATGGCTACGGCGCCTGTTAATGAACCCACTGTTCGCTCCAAGTTTCCCGAAACGTGGATATGGGAGAGTATTTCGAAATG CAAAGAAATGGAGAGCATTAGAAAAATCGTCCCAGACACGATAACGTCCTGGATCATTACCGGATTTTCACTGAGCAAGAGCCACGGTCTGGGGCTGGTGGACAACCCATCGAAAGTGAACGTATTTATGCCCTTTTTCCTATCGATCGATCTGCCGTATTCGGTAAAGCTGGGAGAAACTATCCGTATACCTGTGGTAGTATTCAATTACATGGATGAAGATCAACTGGCGGATGTGATCTTCTATAATAATGATGACGAGTTCGAATTTGTTTCTGATACTAAGGATCAAAAAG AAAAACATCGCCAAGAACAAATAACAGTACCACGCGGTACAGGCAAAACGCTTACCTTCGTACTAAAACCAACCAAGGTGGGACATGTCACGCTGAAGATTACTGCCAAGTGTGCCCTGGCCGGGGATGGCATCGAGCGCCAACTGCTCGTTGAACCGGAAGGTCTACCGCAGTACATCAACAAGGCGCTTCTCGTCGATCTACGCTTagtgaaagagatcaaacaaccGTTTGAAGTGGAAATTCCAGTCGATGCCGTTCCCGACTCGACCAACGTAGAAGTGTCCGTAATTGGCGATGTGCTGGGATCATCGATCGAGAATCTTGACTCGCTGATACGCATGCCGTTCGGGTGTGGTGAGCAGAATATGCTCAACTTTGTCCCGTGTATCGTAGTGTTGGATTATCTGAAAGCTTGCAAGCGTCTGACGGTGGAAATTGAGAGCAAAGCGAAGCGGTGCATGGAGATAGGCTATCAGCGAGAGCTGACCTACAAGCACCAGGACGGTTCATTCAGCGCGTTCGGCGAGAGTGATAAGAGCGGCAGCACCTGGCTGACAGCGTTTGTGGCGAAATCGTTCCAACAGGCAGCGAAGCATATGACCATTGAGGAGGATGTGATTGATAGTGCGCTCGGGTGGCTCAGTAAGGTTCAGACAGCCGATGGAGCTTTCCCGGAAGTTGGAACGATTTGCCACAAGGATATGCAAGGAGGTGCAGGGTCAGGGATCGCTTTGACCGCATACACCGTTATTGCCTTCTTGGAGAATCCGAAGCTGGGGGAGAAGTACAAAGCATCGGTTGATAAGGCTCTGACGTACGTGAAGGAACACATCAGCGAGCTAGATGATGTGTATGCACACGCCTTAGCTGCATACGCACTGCAAATTGCTGATCATCCACTTAAAAACGAAGTGTACGCTAGTCTGCTATCAAAATCGAATAAGCAAGGCGACATCCAATGGTGGAGCAAAGAGATTCCAGAGAAGAACGATTCCAACTGTTGTTGGTGGTACCGGCCATGTTCGGTCAACGTGGAGATGAGTGCATACGGGCTATTGGCAACACTGGAAGCATCCAGCGCTGGACTGGAAGGTTTACCGATCATGAAGTGGTTGGTTTCCCAGCGCAACGATAAGGGTGGGTTCGAGTCAACGCAGGACACAGTCGTTGGCTTGCAGGCTCTTTCGAAGATGGCTGCTCAACTCTCCTCCTCCGAGGCGGACATGTCCCTCAAGGTGATCATCACGGGCGAACAGGAGAAGTGTCTACAGGTTAATGGGGGGAATATTTTGGTGCTGCAAAAGCATGAGCTTGCTGCAAACACGCGAAAGCTTGAGATGATCGCTACCGGTACGGGTTGTGCATTGTTCCAGCTGTCGTACAAGTATAACATAAAGGATGTGGATAACAGTCCTCGTTTTACGCTTAAGCCCGAAGCGAAGCAAGGATCGATCAAGAGCTGCATCGATCTGTCCATTACTACGAGCTTTATTCCGAAGGAGGATCAAGCCGTTTCTAACATGGCCGTTATGGAGGTGGACATGCCGAGTGGGTTCATCGTTGAGAGTGACACACTGAAGCAGCTCAAGCAACATGAGATGGTTAAg aaagtggaaacaaaacgcAGCGACACAACGGTGGTACTGTACTTTGACAACATTGGAGAGGAAGCTGTGCATCTTCAAATGTCCGCGTTCCAGAAGCATGAGGTGGAGAACGCTAAACCGGCAAATGTGATCATATACGATTACTACGACAATA CTCGCTGTGCTCGATCGTTCTACGAGATCGCTGTTTAA
- the LOC120900493 gene encoding CD109 antigen-like: MASNAVFAMLLLVVLVVWGIPRDCAGQRYAMLAPRTVRPHTAYELMVSNLGSGTEQFMYEIVTANDTVVGATSVEVKPKELRKVEVSLNSLKEGHYQLKVWEKQKQTLLNTTSLERIDRSYLVLFQTDKPAYKPGDRVQFRVLFLLPDTKPVGQSVRPTIFIADPDRVRMKQWNGVSLSSGVFEGSFQLAEDTSFGRWIITASVNEQIYKDTFSVEEYTLPLYRVQVQSIPKAYFQCDEPKMSLKLSASFVHGGSVRGNATVVVRANYNNYPSQTKEVARKELFINGTAIVDFPTDVVAKSCDEERNVWFDVIVTESSTGVSYNTTCSYTVHNAGGVTMEVLDGNEVFYPGLAMRLMVKLATIDEKPLVNQPVTVRYKVLDEDRNDIDEVAPSILSLQTNANGVFRVAINTTTSTAEVTVEGVYRNHIFPLVFAYPMYEERSLEYLAITTRQAYCIVRRNITVDVHSNVKVDRIYYVGYCHGKVCASGVQKSATRVNTHHLTLTSSPQMAPQMKLLAFAVKEDGKILSSSIIIRFLSSSSSALNVTEHLMEPNSDRYSFNILAEKNAFVGLLGVDERIKQRTSSNNDITQQKWEKMLQSLEGTLGTWSSYDSFGSVGVTLLTDGYLPDVGFIPHSFGELARTTSTLDEDDSVREDFPETWLWESIKAKNGQTSIEKSLPDTITTWVVSGFSVGPANGLQILKKPLQIKSQKRIFVQLHMPPSIKRFEEVSVHCLVHNYGKAINVSLEVRPTMKVTPLYLAQGATENVRVSVSSSSVGVLTLEVFLRDSKGKVLDSVRQSIPVRPEGLIRTVEDVRVLDFPQQSKLTFNLALPAIEQNLDVNYREVTLSVVGTFLNLNMFDLEHMVRSSHGNGEETLLFLQTTMAVYDYLKRANLLSPDTKKKLFSYMDVGYQQLSRYRLDDGSFSMFGNLHECGGVWFTASTVQALGKLIMYEAIPVEIDFLNDGINWLILQSGEDGSFNESCPIAHPHIQRTGGKELSLASSVMFAFVGKEFSREYKQFINKTISLLLAAPINDVYLLAKTTYLLTLINHPDSARMLAKLNSLAIVDGKYRYWSVSGGDPRSSPEKRDQEATAYALLANIKRNAINHEEMIRIAQWLQKHTFAGDRSVASLERIVALEALAALAHKIPTTMPNMYIEAGGHKFEINATNRELLQTVQLPQGTTGVRVSARGTGLVLMKLSVRYSLASKNATRTEPSNVSNSEKIGVNIKKRQVENHKLALYLCFTLLKPLLFYEPELWKVEVDFPTGYEIEGQEEHYHNGTESAIVLENKSHLELVWNVRQVSQVCYPIVAIARWSFVDIVTGLLYLTSFDTKDTVAVYAF; encoded by the exons ATGGCTTCGAATGCGGTTTTTGCGATGCTGCTTCTCGTCGTCTTAGTCGTGTGGGGGATTCCCCGAGATTGTGCCGGTCAAAG gTACGCAATGCTTGCCCCTCGCACGGTGCGGCCTCACACCGCCTATGAACTGATGGTGAGCAATTTAGGATCTGGAACGGAGCAATTTATGTACGAAATTGTCACTGCAAATGATACGGTTGTTGGAGCAACATCTGTGGAGGTGAAGCCGAAGGAGCTGCGGAAGGTTGAAGTATCT CTTAATAGTTTGAAGGAAGGGCATTACCAGCTCAAGGTTtgggaaaagcaaaagcaaacctTACTAAACACAACTTCACTGGAACGCATCGACCGGAGCTATTTGGTGCTGTTTCAGACTGATAAGCCTGCATACAAACCGGGCGATAGGGTGCAGTTTCGCGTGCTGTTCCTGCTGCCGGACACCAAACCGGTGGGGCAAAGTGTTAGGCCAACGATCTTCATCGCCGATCCAGACCGGGTTCGCATGAAACAGTGGAACGGTGTGTCGCTTTCGAGCGGCGTTTTCGAGGGAAGCTTTCAGCTGGCTGAGGACACATCGTTTGGCCGGTGGATAATCACTGCCTCCGTGAATGAGCAGATTTACAAAGATACGTTCAGTGTAGAGGAGTACACACTGCCACTGTACAGGGTGCAGGTGCAAAGCATACCGAAGGCATACTTTCAATGTGACGAACCTAAAATGTCTCTCAAGTTGAGCGCGTCTTTCGTGCACGGAGGATCAGTGCGGGGCAATGCGACGGTTGTCGTGCGGGCCAATTACAACAATTATCCGTCCCAGACAAAGGAAGTGGCACGCAAAGAACTCTTCATCAACGGAACAGCTATTGTGGACTTTCCAACGGACGTCGTTGCCAAATCCTGTGACGAAGAGCGTAACGTTTGGTTCGATGTGATCGTTACCGAGAGTTCGACGGGCGTTAGCTACAATACGACCTGCTCCTACACGGTACACAATGCTGGAGGTGTCACAATGGAGGTGCTCGATGGCAACGAAGTATTCTATCCGGGGCTGGCGATGCGATTAATGGTGAAGCTTGCAACGATTGATGAGAAACCGCTTGTGAATCAACCTGTTACAGTTCGCTACAAAGTGCTCGACGAAGATCGGAATGACATTGACGAAGTGGCGCCAAGTATATTGTCGCTGCAGACAAACGCAAACGGAGTCTTCAGGGTTGCAATCAATACGACTACGAGCACGGCAGAAGTTACTGTGGAGGGTGTGTATAGGAATCATATTTTCCCTCTCGTCTTCGCGTATCCTATGTACGAGGAAAGGAGTCTTGAATATCTTGCAATAACTACACGCCAGGCATA CTGTATCGTCCGTCGAAACATCACGGTGGATGTGCATTCAAACGTTAAGGTTGATCGTATCTACTACGTTGGCTACTGCCATGGTAAAGTATGTGCAAGTGGTGTTCAGAAATCGGCCACTCGGGTCAATACTCATCATCTGACGCTAACATCAAGCCCGCAGATGGCACCACAGATGAAGTTGTTAGCGTTCGCCGTCAAGGAGGATGGAAAGATATTGAGTTCTTCGATCATTATAAGATTTTTGTCCTCCAGTAGCAGTGCG CTTAACGTTACAGAACATTTGATGGAACCAAACTCGGATAGGTACTCCTTCAATATACTCGCGGAAAAGAACgcctttgttggtttgttgggCGTTGATGAGCGTATAAAGCAAAGAACTAGCTCAAACAATGATATAACTCAACAAAAGTGGGAAAAAATGTTGCAATCTCTAGAAGGGACATTGGGCACATGGTCATCGTATGATAGTTTTGGG AGTGTTGGAGTTACGCTGCTGACGGATGGGTATCTTCCAGATG TTGGATTCATTCCACACTCTTTTGGTGAGCTGGCACGAACTACTTCAACCCTGGACGAGGATGACAGTGTTAGAGAAGACTTTCCTGAAACGTGGCTGTGGGAATCGATAAAAGCGAAGAA TGGCCAAACATCCATCGAAAAATCACTTCCCGACACCATAACGACCTGGGTGGTGAGCGGTTTTTCCGTTGGTCCCGCTAATGGATTGCAGATCTTGAAGAAGCCGCTTCAAATCAAATCACAAAAGCGAATCTTCGTACAGCTTCACATGCCACCATCGATCAAACGGTTCGAAGAGGTCAGCGTTCACTGTCTCGTTCACAATTATGGGAAAGCGATCAACGTGTCGTTGGAGGTGCGTCCTACGATGAAAGTAACGCCTCTTTACCTTGCACAAGGAGCAACGGAAAATGTACGAGTTAGTGTCAGTTCAAGCAGTGTTGGTGTACTCACGTTAGAGGTATTTCTTCGCGATTCGAAGGGAAAAGTGCTAGATTCGGTGCGACAATCGATTCCAGTTCGTCCTGAAGGATTAATACGTACCGTGGAAGATGTCCGGGTGCTAGACTTTCCTCAACAGAGCAAGTTAACGTTCAATCTAGCGTTACCTGCGATTGAACAGAATCTTGATGTAAATTACAGAGAGGTTACTCTTTCGGTCGTAG GAACATTCCTTAATCtgaacatgtttgatttgGAGCACATGGTTCGATCGTCACATGGCAACGGGGAAGAGACCTTACTCTTCCTCCAGACAACGATGGCTGTTTACGATTATTTGAAAAGGGCTAACCTGTTATCACCCGATACgaagaaaaagcttttttcGTACATGGATGTTGGCTACCAGCAGCTTTCTAGATATCGGTTGGATGATGGATCATTTAGTATGTTTGGAAATTTGCACGAGTGCGGTGGTGTCTGGTTTACGGCGAGCACCGTTCAAGCTCTCGGAAAGCTAATCATGTACGAAGCTATTCCAGTAGAAATTGATTTCCTAAATGATGGAATAAACTGGCTCATCCTGCAAAGCGGCGAGGATGGTAGTTTCAATGAAAGCTGCCCGATCGCACACCCCCACATACAGCGTACCGGAGGAAAGGAGCTATCACTTGCGAGTAGCGTTATGTTTGCATTTGTTGGAAAGGAGTTTTCAAGGGAATATAAACAATTCATCAACAAAACGATCTCCCTACTACTAGCCGCTCCTATTAATGATGTCTACTTATTGGCAAAAACGACCTATCTACTTACACTTATAAACCACCCAGACAGTGCAAGAATGCTTGCGAAGCTTAACTCGCTGGCTATTGTGGATGGAAAGTATCGCTACTGGAGTGTCTCGGGAGGCGATCCTCGATCGTCTCCGGAAAAGCGCGACCAAGAAGCAACTGCTTATGCGCTTCTTGCTAACATCAAACGAAACGCTATCAATCACGAAGAAATGATACGCATTGCCCAATGGCTTCAAAAGCACACATTCGCCGGTGATCGTTCTGTAGCTTCATTGGAGAGGATCGTCGCATTAGAAGCACTCGCAGCGTTGGCACATAAAATCCCCACCACCATGCCCAACATGTACATCGAGGCAGGAGGGCACAAGTTTGAAATTAATGCAACCAACAGAGAATTGTTACAAACTGTACAGCTTCCCCAGGGCACAACCGGTGTGCGTGTATCAGCGAGAGGTACGGGTTTGGTGTTGATGAAGCTGTCCGTTCGGTATAGTTTGGCGAGTAAAAATGCAACAAGAACCGAACCGAGTAACGTATCAAATAGTGAGAAGATTGGGGTGAACATTAAGAAGAGACAGGTTGAAAATCATAAGCTAGCGTTATACCTTTGCTTTACCCTGCTTAAGCCACTCCTGTTTTACGAGCCAGAACTTTGGAAGGTTGAAGTAGATTTCCCCACTGGGTACGAGATAGAAGGACAGGAGGAGCATTACCATAATGGTACTGAA AGTGCTATTGTGCTGGAAAATAAATCTCACCTAGAGCTCGTCTGGAACGTTAGGCAGGTGTCGCAAGTTTGCTATCCAATTGTAGCAATAGCTCGTTGGAGCTTCGTCGATATTGTAACAGGGTTGCTTTATTTGACCTCGTTTGATACAAAAG aTACTGTAGCTGTCTACGCCTTCTAA